In Deltaproteobacteria bacterium, the DNA window GTCAACCGGCACCAGCTCCTATCGGGCCGTAAAAACAGCTGACGGAACCCGGGGAGAAGACGGCCGCCGCGGATCGACCGTCGCAGAGGCAGGGGGGCGCAGAGGCGGCGGCGGTTCCCGACCGCGGCCGATGTTGCGGCATCGCTTTGTCCTGTCCGGGCTCGTTGGATTGCTGCTGTTGGGAGCCTTTGGTGGCGGGTATTTTATTTTCTGGAAAAGCCAGGAAAAAGAGCAGGAGCTGAGGATGCAGGAACAGCAGCGGGTGCTTTTCGAAAAAATCATGCAGGAAAAGATGCTCGAAAAGCAGCGCCTGGCAAACGAGGAAAAGCAAAAACAGACTGCGCTCGAAGAACAGAAAAGAGAAGATGATCTAGAGCGACAGGAAGCGCAGCGTATCATAAAACAGAAGCTCGAGGAAGCCAGGAGGAAACAGGAGGCCCAACGCCGGGCCAGACTGGAGGAAGAAGAAAGAAAAAAACGGGAGGAGGTCGAAAAAGAACGCCTGGCGAAAGAGCTGGAAAAGAAACGCCAGGCAGAGCTGGAGGCCCGGCGCAAAGCCGAAGCCGAGCGCAAGGTGCGCCTGGAAAAGGAGGCAACCGAGACATTGCGCCGGCAGGAGATTGCCGGTGTCGAAAAATACAAACTGGCGGCTGATGCTTTGCGGCGGGGGAAAAAGTATTTCGAGGCAGGAAAGGCATATGAGAAAGCCCTTGAGATGATCGACAAAAGCCGTTTTCGTTCAGATGCCGTCCTGGCAGCCTACCGCCGGGAAATAGAGACGGCGCTGGGTGCAGATGACATCGTTTACGGTTCGAAGGGGTATGTGCTGTACAAGGGCGAGTGGATGACGCCGGAAGCCAAGGAATTGGCCCGTTACAGCGAAGGCTATGTGAAATACAAGGGAAAATTCGTGCAGTACACGACGTTGGCCGGAACCCTCGATAAGTTGTGTTCACCCCAGGTGGAAAAGTACCTTGCACAAAAATACAGCGGCCAAACCGTGCATTCGAAAAACATCGTTTTTCAGAAGGCCGTCCTGAATCGCAACAATGCGGATTTTTCAGAATATTCCGTTTTCCACAACTGGAAGGTCTGGACCTTCAGGGGGGTTGACGAGGGTCTTTGCGTTATCGATGTCCGCTACACCGTGAGCACGGACAGGTGGTCGCTGCTCAAAGGGTGCGAGTAAACCCCGGCGTTGCAAAGGCCGGAGGGATTCAAAATTGACAAGAAAAAACGGACCGATGACCAGTAACAAGGTAAAAGCCTGCCAGCCGAGGGGCGGTATTGTTCCTCGGCAATCGTTGTGTCTTATTTTGGGTTGTAGACCCGATAAAAAATGAAACATTAACCAATAGTTACCATGCTGTATATACAACATAGGGGTTGAGGATGTCGCTAACAGGGGACATACGGTCCTTTTCACTTTCCGCCATAGGGCGCCTTCTGCACCAGGAAAAAAAAACCGGCATCTTGAGCGTGCACTCCGGCGACCGCGAAACGAAAATTTATTTTCGTGCGGGCGACATCGTATTTATCAGCGGCGCACTTGCGGCGGAACTTTCCCTGGGCGCGTTGCTGAAAGAAAAAAAGCTGGTTACCGATGCGGAAATCGATTTGTCGCTCGAAATTGCCAAAAGTGAGAACAAGCGCCTCGGTGTCGTGTTTCTCGAAAAAGGGTTCATATCTCAGAAAAAGCTGGTTAACATCCTGAATTACCAGTTCAAGGAGGCGATTTCCAACGTTCTCACATGGCGTGCGGGCAGTTTCAGCTACGAAGATGGTATCGAGGGATTCGTCGAGGACATTCGGCTGAAGCTGGATCCCATTCGCCTGGTTGCCGAAGCGGAGAAATGGAAATCCTACCGCTCGCTGATTCCAAATGATCGCGTGATATTCCATATCAAGGCAGGGGCGCTCAAGGCCGACCGTTTTTCCGCAGACGGATCCCTGCGCGTGATGCTGCTGATAGACGGGAAGAGGGATGTGGCCAAGATTATTGCCGAAAGCGGATTGTCCCGTCTGGCGGTGTACCGCGCCCTTTCAGCTCTGGCCGCTCAGGACGCCATCGAAGTCCAAGGCACGGCTGGGGCACCGGGGACCGGCGCCGGACACGATATGGCGGTGATCGTTGGCTATTACCTGGAGGTCATCCATGCGGTTACGACGGATATCTCACTGGAACTGGGTGAAAAAAAAGCGTACGGCATGCTGCTCAACGCTTTGGAGAACGCACCTGCCAGCCATTTGTTGGCAGGTGCCGTGGTGCCGGGTGACAGCCCGGGCGAAAATACGGGCCGTGTTTGTGAACGCCTGGTGAAAAGCGGCTCTCCTGTAGGGACGGCATCCCTCGAAGCGGCTTTCAAGGCCGTCATTTTCCATCTGCTCAGAGAAAAATACCATGTTCTCGGGTTCAAGGCCGTCAGGAACACGCTTTTAAGGCTCATCACCTCGGCCGAACGGCTGCAGGATGAAACCGGGAGCGTGGCCGAGAGCGTGTTGCCGTTTTTTCGCACGCTTGCCGGCGATAAAGGCTTGTTCAGCGGAAAAAAGGCACTGTCCACCGGCGGAGGAACCACCGAAGCGGGTGCCGATGCCTCCAAAGGTGCCGGGCAAAGCCTGGAAAAGACCGGCGGTGCCGCCATTATCGCTTTTTACAGCCGGGTTATCCAGATGGTAACCCATGAAATGGAAACGGAGATCGGCGGCAAGGTGTATGCTTTGCTTAACCGGATAATGGAAAACTCGGAATATTACGACAGATTCCTGTCACAGTACCGTGTGGACGACGGTATACAGGAAAATGTGGAGCGCATCCGCGGACACATCGCACGTGAAGGTCACCGGCTGGCAAAAAACAGCTTCGTTTCCGGGTTTCAACAGGTGCTCATAGCACTTTTGACGGAAGAACAGCGGCTGCTGGGGGAAAAATCGGCCAGGGCGACCGTGCATAAGATTGAGGGTTTTCTTGCGAACATCTCCGAGGACACATTCAGGCCTTTGATCATGAACCTCATTCCGACGCTTAAGAGAATCATATAAGATGAAAGCCAATTTAAATTACTGGATGGCGCAAGTGTTGATTCTAGTCTTCTATGTCATGACGCTGGTGATCTACAGCAGAGCCAGATACGAGTACATGGGCGGTAAAATCGGCAAGGCCATCAACCTGATCGTGTTGTTTCTTCTGTTCCTGTTTCTCTCGGACATCGTCGATTACTTTTTCATAATGCTGGTGCCGCTTGCAGCGGACACCATATTGATCATCAAAATACTGCTGAGGCTGGTCGCCATATGCGTGCTGTTTTTCGGCGGCATGCGCTTTTTTTCCGGCCGGTCGGCACCGGTGGAGATTGTCAGGCAGACCGTCGCCCTGGGAGGCGGCACGCAAGCAGCGCCCAAGCCAATGGAGAAGCCTGTCGCGGCCGTTGACAAGACCGTCGTGATCGAGGGCGATGCAGGAACGACGCCCATGCTGGGCAGGTACGAAATCATCGAACAGTTGGGAAGGGGCGCCATGGGGATCGTTTACAAAGGGCGCGACCCCAAACTGAACCGCCTGAC includes these proteins:
- a CDS encoding protein kinase — protein: YKGRDPKLQRLTAIKTIRFIDDFDEEKVEKVKAHFYHEAEVVARLSHKNIVKIYDVGEDLDLSYLAMEYLEGESLERSCRAKRPLPIIRAVDIIAQVCDALDYAHAHGIIHRDVKPGNIMVLKSGEVKVTDFGIARAAGSTKTRTGIIKGTPYYMSPEQARGLTLDGTADIFSLGVVLYQVLTGKLPFTGENLAAIMYQTANVDPESPVTYNPEVGRPLVDVINRALAKNPERRYQSAGQMAGDLRRVKMALESRDEDGDLLQKETGRGGEVEISPSLGRGEADRLQTTSAGKREKEDSPQEALDFADLDRVLSADMRAETGSRPTGTVVLQRDANGEVGVTKANDARRDTGPHGYAGANDDAAAAIPLSTSTGTSSYRAVKTADGTRGEDGRRGSTVAEAGGRRGGGGSRPRPMLRHRFVLSGLVGLLLLGAFGGGYFIFWKSQEKEQELRMQEQQRVLFEKIMQEKMLEKQRLANEEKQKQTALEEQKREDDLERQEAQRIIKQKLEEARRKQEAQRRARLEEEERKKREEVEKERLAKELEKKRQAELEARRKAEAERKVRLEKEATETLRRQEIAGVEKYKLAADALRRGKKYFEAGKAYEKALEMIDKSRFRSDAVLAAYRREIETALGADDIVYGSKGYVLYKGEWMTPEAKELARYSEGYVKYKGKFVQYTTLAGTLDKLCSPQVEKYLAQKYSGQTVHSKNIVFQKAVLNRNNADFSEYSVFHNWKVWTFRGVDEGLCVIDVRYTVSTDRWSLLKGCE
- a CDS encoding DUF4388 domain-containing protein; the encoded protein is MSLTGDIRSFSLSAIGRLLHQEKKTGILSVHSGDRETKIYFRAGDIVFISGALAAELSLGALLKEKKLVTDAEIDLSLEIAKSENKRLGVVFLEKGFISQKKLVNILNYQFKEAISNVLTWRAGSFSYEDGIEGFVEDIRLKLDPIRLVAEAEKWKSYRSLIPNDRVIFHIKAGALKADRFSADGSLRVMLLIDGKRDVAKIIAESGLSRLAVYRALSALAAQDAIEVQGTAGAPGTGAGHDMAVIVGYYLEVIHAVTTDISLELGEKKAYGMLLNALENAPASHLLAGAVVPGDSPGENTGRVCERLVKSGSPVGTASLEAAFKAVIFHLLREKYHVLGFKAVRNTLLRLITSAERLQDETGSVAESVLPFFRTLAGDKGLFSGKKALSTGGGTTEAGADASKGAGQSLEKTGGAAIIAFYSRVIQMVTHEMETEIGGKVYALLNRIMENSEYYDRFLSQYRVDDGIQENVERIRGHIAREGHRLAKNSFVSGFQQVLIALLTEEQRLLGEKSARATVHKIEGFLANISEDTFRPLIMNLIPTLKRII